The sequence below is a genomic window from Acidimicrobiales bacterium.
AGTCGTCGAGGACGCTGACCGGGACCTCGGTCTGCACGAGGTGCTGGAACTGGGTGGATCCCTTGCCCATCGCCCGGGTGGTCGCCGTACGACCGGACGACCCCATGAGCGCGGCGTCGAGGCGGGGACCGCCGACGAGCGTCTGCGGCGTCTTGTAGGGCGAGTCGAGGAGCCGAAGACGCCGCTGCAGGCGCGCCAGCGCGAGCATGCCGTCCTCCTGGAGGGCGGTGGCGAACTCCTCACCCGCCATGCCGTCGACCTGGTGGCCGCCGTAGGTGATGAAGTTGAATACGAAACCGAGCCGCGCGAGCTCGGTCGGGAAGTCCCGCATCTCGTCGTCGGTCATGCCCGTCGTGTCCCAGTTGAACGACGGCGAGAGGTTGTAGGCGAGCATCATGTCGGGGAACACGGCGTGGATCGCCTCGGCGAACACACGGGCATCCTCGAGGTCGGCGGTCTTGGTCTCCATCCACAAGATGTCGGCGAAGGGCGCTGCGGCGAGTGACTTCGCGACCGCGTAGTCGATCCCGCCG
It includes:
- a CDS encoding isocitrate lyase, translated to GGIDYAVAKSLAAAPFADILWMETKTADLEDARVFAEAIHAVFPDMMLAYNLSPSFNWDTTGMTDDEMRDFPTELARLGFVFNFITYGGHQVDGMAGEEFATALQEDGMLALARLQRRLRLLDSPYKTPQTLVGGPRLDAALMGSSGRTATTRAMGKGSTQFQHLVQTEVPVSVLDDWLGSWSAHHEIGRGFEATLRPYTAGRDLLELDIVDDAGVKVADIVFDTIQDRRGRSILSVRDQNNHDLDLRRKRLMMMLHLFLIRRYDVAAIHYLTPTEDNHRLAQYMERVGIFASVGDEVGDIIVADVDRDWVSAFLAAEEGISALFSGYPTDG